In Planctomycetota bacterium, the genomic stretch CAATCGCAGCTTGCGCTGCGCTTTTCGTGAGCAGCACCGCTTTCGCTCAGACCGAACTCTACAGCACCTTCGTCGACGACGGGACGGGTGGTCTTGATCTTGATTCGACGCTCGTCGCCGGTGCCGGTGGAGGCTTTAGCATATTGACGGTCGGCGGCGATGTGACTGCCGATGGCGACGACCTTCTGATCGACGGATTCGGCGAAGACTACGTTGCGGACACCACCGAGCCGTTCATTCTGCTCGATTCGATGGGCTTTGTCGGCGGGTTGGACATCACCGACGCAGCCGGTGCCGACATCGCAGGCTCCGCAGGCGATTTGGTGATCGCATTCTTTGACTCAGCAGGAACATTTGTCGACTTAGGCCTCTTCACATTAGGGGAAGGCAGTTCGATCTTCACGCTGACTTTTGGCGACGATTTTTTCATTCCGTCGTCCGGTAGCGTGATCTTTGCGGCACTGCCTGACACGGCAGTTGACGCAACCCTCGGTACCCCCATTGCCGATGCGACGCTCGCAACGACGCTGTTTTTCGCACAGGGCAATGTCGTTGGTACCACCGACGCTGCAGTCACCGCCGTGGCCACCGATAGCGTTATCACCACCGCAGATGTTGGCGGTATCGATGACATT encodes the following:
- a CDS encoding PEP-CTERM sorting domain-containing protein, whose protein sequence is MNRLAIAACAALFVSSTAFAQTELYSTFVDDGTGGLDLDSTLVAGAGGGFSILTVGGDVTADGDDLLIDGFGEDYVADTTEPFILLDSMGFVGGLDITDAAGADIAGSAGDLVIAFFDSAGTFVDLGLFTLGEGSSIFTLTFGDDFFIPSSGSVIFAALPDTAVDATLGTPIADATLATTLFFAQGNVVGTTDAAVTAVATDSVITTADVGGIDDIYAISLVGTPAAAIPEPASLGLLGLASLGLLRRRTA